The Dethiosulfovibrio peptidovorans DSM 11002 nucleotide sequence TCGGCCCCTCTTCGCAGCCTTCCGTCCAGGTCGAGAAATTCCCCAGCTATTGTGCCTACAACGACGCTGAACACCAGCACCAGAACGTTCTCGGTGGATCCAGTCATGGACACCCCGAGCCACAGGGTCACGAGGCCGATAGAGTGAAAGGCCGCCGTGGTGACCGAGGACGGCAGGTTGGATCTGAAAGTCAGGCCGAACAACGTTCCTATGACGATAGCGATGGCGTTGGCTATCGATCCGAAGAGCGGTATATGTTCGACTATCTGTCGCAACCACATATAGTTGCCTCCTTAAACTCGAATATAGAAAGAGATGATAGCACACAAAACCTTCCTATGCCGCCATATCGAGAGGATAGTGTAAAAAAACGAACAAAAAGAAAAAGAATAGAACATAAAGTTGATTCCTAAGGCCGAAATAGGTAGATTAAAAACTATGGAGGTGTCTTTACGGGGTTGGCGTGGTTTCGACGATAGGAGTTGCTTGGAACGAAAGGAGAGATTCCTGTGAGAAAATCCGCAATACGCTTCATAGGCGCTCTGGCTATTTCAGTATTTATGGTCGGTCCATCCCTCGGTTGTACCGACATCGTGGCTGGTAAGAATGCCACTGTGGACGGATCGGTGATAACGTCCCATACCGCCGACGGTGCCTTCTACGACGCCAGGGTCAGGGTTATACCCGGAAGGACCCACGATAAGGGCGAGACCGCTCCGGTGTTCTGGAACATAACCAACGAGGAATACGGCCCGGCGGTCAAGATAGGCGAGATTCCCCAGGTGGAGAAGACCTACTCCTACTTCCACGTGGGATATCCCTTCATGAACGAGCACGGAGTGGCCATAGGAGAGACCACCATCGGTCAGAAGGAAGAGCTCAAGACCTTCCGCCCCGACGCCAGGGCTATCATGACTGTGGAGCAGCTGGAGGTCTTCGGCCTTCAGAGGGGCAAGACGGCCAGGGAGGCCATAAAGGTTATGGGAGACCTGGCCGAGAAGTACGGTTTCCTGCCCTCCTGCGGCAGCGAGGGGGAGTGTCTGACCGTGACGGACTCCCAGGAGGCCTGGATATTCGAGCTTCGCAGCACCGGCATGATGTGGACTCCCGAAAGCGGCAAGCCCGGGGCCATATGGGTTGCCCAGAGGGTTCCGGACGATATGGTCGTCGTGGTGCCGAACATGAGCCGTATTCAGGAGATCGATCCAAACGACAAGGATAATTTCATGGTCGCCGAGGGGTACAGGCAGTTCGCCATAGAGATGGGATGGTACGACCCCGAAGGGGACGAGCCCTTCATATGGCAGAGGGCCTATTCTCCCCTAACCGGAAACGACGACTGGGCCCTTTCGTCCATGTGGGTGCGCAACAGGCTTCACACGATCCACAAGAT carries:
- a CDS encoding dipeptidase, with amino-acid sequence MRKSAIRFIGALAISVFMVGPSLGCTDIVAGKNATVDGSVITSHTADGAFYDARVRVIPGRTHDKGETAPVFWNITNEEYGPAVKIGEIPQVEKTYSYFHVGYPFMNEHGVAIGETTIGQKEELKTFRPDARAIMTVEQLEVFGLQRGKTAREAIKVMGDLAEKYGFLPSCGSEGECLTVTDSQEAWIFELRSTGMMWTPESGKPGAIWVAQRVPDDMVVVVPNMSRIQEIDPNDKDNFMVAEGYRQFAIEMGWYDPEGDEPFIWQRAYSPLTGNDDWALSSMWVRNRLHTIHKILAPSQEWDPNAETMSYPFAIKPEKKISVADVMGMLRSHMTGTPFDMYEDGAWYVRDGEKCVKSPLATPFPNRDVRRLLGIDYNRPVSKWDCAYSFVSQARSDVPDVMRTILWFGYDNPHTSCYVPIYNGVTDTKESWRTFDREQFSLESAQWGFILSDELVNHRYGDAMADLRAVRDPMEKGFFDRIAEVDAKAANLYKESPEKARKYLTDFTLECMDQVERAWWGLNWNLITKYNNNKFH